A genomic window from Armatimonadota bacterium includes:
- a CDS encoding ABC transporter permease encodes MSSSIPESAIRDRVAWGAARVAPGRRGLVTFVVRSRKFVVGSSILAVVVLAALLAPRLAPYPVTEMHALDRFAPPGSRYWLGTDFFGRDLFSRILFGYRTSLLVAALSVAFAMTVGSALGVVAGYAGGGIDTALMRAMDILFAFPVLLLAIAIVVVLGAGTLTTVLAIGIVYVPIFARIARAPTLVVREQAYVEAARALGQRTRRILLRHVLPNVSTPIFVQATINLATAILFESALSFLGLGTQPPYPSLGLMVSEGRNYLELSPWPSVFPGLAIVLVVLGFNLVGDALQEILDPRLRQTWAGS; translated from the coding sequence ATGTCCTCCTCGATCCCCGAATCCGCTATTCGTGATCGCGTCGCCTGGGGCGCGGCGCGGGTCGCTCCCGGACGCCGCGGTCTGGTCACCTTTGTCGTGCGCTCGCGGAAGTTTGTCGTCGGATCGAGCATTCTGGCCGTCGTCGTGCTGGCCGCCCTGCTCGCCCCCCGCCTGGCGCCCTATCCCGTCACCGAGATGCACGCCCTGGACCGCTTCGCCCCGCCCGGGAGCCGGTACTGGCTGGGCACCGACTTCTTCGGACGGGATCTGTTCAGCCGCATTCTCTTCGGCTACCGCACCTCGCTGCTGGTCGCCGCTCTATCCGTGGCCTTCGCCATGACCGTGGGCAGCGCCCTGGGCGTGGTGGCGGGCTACGCCGGCGGGGGTATCGATACCGCGCTGATGCGCGCCATGGATATCCTCTTCGCCTTTCCCGTGCTGCTGCTGGCCATCGCCATCGTCGTCGTGCTCGGCGCCGGTACGCTGACCACGGTGTTGGCCATCGGGATCGTCTACGTGCCCATCTTCGCCCGCATCGCCCGGGCCCCGACCCTGGTGGTGCGGGAGCAGGCGTACGTCGAAGCGGCCCGGGCCCTGGGCCAGCGGACGCGCCGGATCCTCCTGCGCCACGTCCTGCCCAACGTGAGCACGCCGATCTTCGTCCAGGCCACGATCAACCTGGCCACGGCCATCCTCTTCGAATCGGCGCTGAGCTTCCTGGGGCTGGGCACGCAGCCGCCCTATCCGTCGCTGGGGCTGATGGTCAGCGAGGGACGCAACTACCTCGAACTCAGCCCCTGGCCCTCGGTCTTTCCGGGTCTGGCCATCGTGTTGGTGGTGCTGGGCTTCAACCTCGTGGGCGACGCCCTGCAGGAGATCCTCGACCCGCGCCTGCGGCAGACCTGGGCGGGCTCATGA
- a CDS encoding SIS domain-containing protein has translation MKGTLTIAEIREQPEVLARLLDRERRSVEAVAAGLRRHPPLGVVLAARGSSDNAALYGHYLIETVLRIPVSLASPSVVTLYRRVPRLRGMLVMGLSQSGRSPDIVEYLRAARGAGARTIAITNDGRSPLAGAAHSTLLLHAGPERSVAATKTYTAQLAILSLLVGAVAEDRRLLDRHRLLPDLVGRALASEEVLQNAAHRYRGIERCIVTSRGYNYATAREAALKLKETGYIAAEPLSSADLLHGPIAVVERRFPVIVIAPPGRTRPHLTRVAHDLCARGADVIAVSSSPALRAPARTLLPAPGPVDEVLSPHVYIVPLQLFAAHLALARGFDPDRPRGLRKVTRVR, from the coding sequence GTGAAGGGAACGCTGACGATCGCAGAGATCCGGGAGCAGCCGGAGGTCCTGGCCCGGCTGCTGGACCGGGAACGGCGCTCCGTGGAGGCCGTCGCCGCCGGGCTGCGCCGCCATCCTCCCCTGGGCGTCGTGCTGGCGGCGCGCGGCTCCTCGGACAACGCCGCGCTGTACGGCCACTATCTCATCGAAACGGTTCTGCGTATCCCCGTCTCCCTGGCCTCGCCGTCGGTGGTCACGCTCTACCGGCGCGTCCCGCGGCTGCGGGGGATGCTTGTCATGGGGCTGTCCCAGTCCGGTCGCTCACCCGACATCGTCGAGTACCTCCGGGCGGCCCGCGGGGCCGGCGCGCGCACCATCGCCATCACCAACGACGGTCGCTCCCCGCTGGCCGGCGCCGCGCACAGCACGCTGTTGCTCCACGCCGGTCCGGAGCGCAGCGTGGCGGCGACGAAGACCTACACGGCGCAGCTGGCGATCCTCAGCCTCCTGGTCGGGGCCGTGGCGGAAGACCGCCGCCTCCTCGACCGCCACCGCCTCCTCCCCGACCTGGTCGGGCGGGCGCTGGCCTCCGAGGAAGTGCTCCAGAACGCCGCCCACCGCTATCGCGGGATCGAACGCTGTATCGTGACGTCGCGCGGCTACAACTACGCCACGGCCAGGGAAGCGGCGCTGAAGCTCAAAGAGACGGGCTATATCGCGGCGGAACCGCTGTCGTCAGCCGACCTGCTGCACGGTCCGATCGCCGTGGTGGAACGGCGCTTCCCGGTGATCGTGATCGCGCCTCCCGGACGGACGCGGCCCCACCTGACCAGGGTGGCGCACGACCTTTGCGCCCGCGGCGCGGATGTGATCGCGGTCTCCTCCAGCCCGGCCCTCCGGGCGCCGGCCCGCACCCTGCTGCCCGCCCCGGGACCTGTGGACGAGGTGCTGAGCCCCCACGTCTACATCGTCCCGCTGCAGCTGTTCGCCGCGCACCTGGCCCTGGCCAGAGGGTTCGATCCCGACCGGCCGCGGGGACTGCGCAAGGTTACCCGCGTGCGCTGA
- the murQ gene encoding N-acetylmuramic acid 6-phosphate etherase has product MSDNPSGRNDFGDLVTERRNPRSMRLDVMSTAEIVALINDEDATVAAAVRGALPEIARAADLIADRLRRGGRLFYVGAGTSGRIAMLDAAEWTPTFGTDPGLVRAVVAGGAEATIAAASALEDDAEQGAQDLAVHDPVPSDVVVGIAASGRTPYVLGALRKARAAGAATIALCSNANTPMAEEADLAIVVLTGPEVLTGSTRMKAGTAQKMVLNMLSTAAMVRLGKVYSNLMVDMVPANEKLLHRARRIVAEAAGVSPAQAAQVLEAAGNHVKTAIVMAVLRCGRDEARAALERAGGMVRIALEARRP; this is encoded by the coding sequence ATGAGCGACAACCCGTCGGGGAGGAACGACTTCGGCGATCTCGTCACGGAGAGGCGGAACCCCCGCTCGATGCGGCTCGACGTGATGAGCACGGCGGAGATTGTCGCGCTGATCAACGACGAGGACGCCACCGTCGCCGCCGCCGTGCGCGGGGCCCTGCCCGAGATCGCGCGCGCCGCGGACCTCATCGCCGACCGCCTGCGGCGGGGCGGCCGGCTGTTCTACGTCGGGGCGGGCACCAGCGGGCGGATCGCCATGCTTGATGCCGCGGAGTGGACGCCGACCTTCGGCACCGATCCCGGGCTGGTCCGCGCCGTCGTCGCCGGGGGCGCCGAGGCGACCATCGCGGCGGCCTCCGCGCTGGAGGACGATGCGGAACAGGGCGCGCAGGACCTGGCCGTCCACGATCCGGTTCCATCTGATGTGGTGGTCGGGATCGCCGCCAGCGGCCGGACTCCGTACGTGCTGGGCGCGCTGCGGAAGGCCAGAGCCGCCGGCGCGGCGACGATCGCCCTCTGTTCCAACGCCAACACGCCGATGGCGGAGGAAGCCGACCTGGCCATCGTCGTCCTCACCGGTCCCGAGGTGCTCACGGGATCGACGCGGATGAAGGCCGGGACGGCGCAGAAGATGGTGCTGAACATGCTGAGCACCGCGGCGATGGTCCGCCTGGGGAAGGTGTACAGCAACCTCATGGTGGACATGGTCCCGGCGAACGAGAAGCTGCTCCACCGCGCCCGGCGGATCGTCGCCGAGGCGGCGGGCGTCTCGCCCGCCCAGGCCGCGCAGGTGCTGGAGGCCGCAGGCAACCACGTGAAGACGGCGATCGTCATGGCCGTCCTCCGCTGCGGGCGGGACGAAGCCCGGGCGGCGCTGGAGCGGGCCGGCGGCATGGTGCGTATCGCCCTGGAGGCGCGGCGGCCGTGA
- a CDS encoding BadF/BadG/BcrA/BcrD ATPase family protein produces MILVGVDAGATTTRAVASEDGRLAGRATAGSGNPHNAGVGAAAEAIVQAVRRAAGGRAADLVVAGVAGLEDPRIKEGLHSALAASGFSQQFHISSDALIALDGAFLGGPGIIVISGTGSVAWGRNERGEEARSGGWGHVIDDAGSGYDIGRSVLRAVLRAHDGRGPATIMTSKVFETLGVRLPEQIVGAAREMSPPQMAALAPIALEAAAEGDAVAREILAVAGRELAATAEAVWRQLGFAGPHPVAGIGGVFSHAGMREAFVEALRGLCPEAVFTPPRLPPVGGALWRAFAMRGLRPPEALIRQVAEGDR; encoded by the coding sequence ATGATCCTGGTCGGGGTGGACGCGGGAGCCACCACCACGCGCGCCGTCGCCTCGGAGGACGGGCGTCTGGCGGGCCGGGCCACCGCCGGATCGGGGAATCCGCACAACGCCGGCGTGGGGGCGGCGGCCGAGGCGATTGTGCAGGCCGTGCGCCGGGCCGCCGGGGGGCGGGCGGCCGACCTGGTTGTGGCGGGGGTCGCCGGGCTGGAGGACCCCAGGATCAAAGAAGGCCTGCACTCGGCGCTGGCCGCCAGCGGCTTCTCGCAGCAGTTTCACATTTCCTCGGACGCGCTGATCGCCCTCGACGGGGCGTTTCTGGGCGGGCCGGGCATCATCGTCATCTCCGGAACGGGGTCGGTGGCCTGGGGGCGGAACGAGCGGGGGGAAGAAGCCCGCTCCGGCGGGTGGGGGCACGTAATCGACGACGCCGGCAGCGGGTACGACATCGGACGGTCGGTGCTGCGGGCCGTCCTGCGCGCGCACGACGGGCGAGGGCCGGCGACGATCATGACCTCCAAGGTCTTCGAGACGCTGGGCGTCCGCCTGCCGGAGCAGATCGTCGGCGCGGCGCGGGAGATGTCCCCTCCGCAGATGGCCGCCCTGGCGCCGATCGCCCTGGAAGCGGCGGCGGAGGGCGATGCCGTGGCGAGGGAGATCCTCGCCGTCGCCGGCCGGGAGCTCGCCGCGACGGCGGAAGCGGTGTGGCGGCAACTCGGGTTCGCGGGTCCGCATCCTGTGGCCGGCATCGGCGGGGTGTTCAGCCACGCCGGGATGCGCGAGGCGTTCGTCGAGGCGCTGCGCGGGCTGTGCCCCGAGGCGGTGTTCACCCCGCCCCGCCTGCCGCCCGTGGGCGGGGCGCTGTGGCGCGCCTTTGCGATGCGCGGCCTTCGGCCGCCGGAGGCGCTCATCAGGCAGGTGGCGGAGGGCGATCGATGA
- a CDS encoding serine hydrolase domain-containing protein, translating into MITLRSGTPEEAELDPGRLAAVEALLAEGVRDGVFPGAVALVARGGVVGWQHAAGWAQLTPSQRPAAPDTIYDLASLTKVTAALPVALALVDRALLDLDAPVRALLPEFTGGARDLVTFRHLLAHTSGLPAWRALYLRAAARAEVLRVICDEPLVADPGALVEYSDLGIILLGFAMERALGVRIDALVREYVTAPLGLRETMYTPPPELWGRCAAAEVGHRYEREKVGEEGREHSWREEVLCGEVHDGNTYYAMEGVAPHAGLFSTAREVAEVAFQWLRPGGLLSAAAVADATTDQRAGAAGYPRGLGWVLHHEGVFFDAFGPRSFGHTGFTGTSVAVDPDQDLVAVLLTNRVHLGGSNTKIQEFRPRFHRAVREALR; encoded by the coding sequence ATGATCACGCTGCGCAGCGGGACACCCGAAGAGGCGGAGCTCGATCCCGGGCGGCTGGCGGCGGTGGAGGCCCTCCTGGCCGAAGGGGTGCGCGACGGCGTCTTCCCCGGCGCCGTCGCGCTCGTCGCCCGCGGCGGGGTGGTGGGATGGCAGCACGCGGCAGGATGGGCGCAGCTCACCCCCTCCCAGCGGCCGGCCGCCCCGGACACCATCTACGACCTCGCCTCGCTGACCAAGGTCACCGCAGCGCTGCCGGTGGCCCTGGCCCTGGTGGACCGGGCGCTGCTGGATCTCGATGCGCCGGTGCGCGCTCTGCTCCCCGAGTTCACCGGAGGGGCCCGGGACCTGGTGACCTTCCGCCACCTGCTGGCCCACACCTCGGGACTGCCCGCCTGGCGCGCCCTCTACCTGCGGGCCGCGGCGCGGGCGGAGGTGCTCCGGGTGATCTGCGACGAGCCGCTCGTCGCCGACCCCGGCGCCCTCGTCGAATACTCCGACCTGGGGATCATCCTGCTGGGGTTTGCCATGGAACGGGCCCTGGGGGTCCGCATCGATGCGCTCGTGCGCGAGTACGTCACCGCCCCGCTCGGGCTGCGGGAGACGATGTACACGCCGCCCCCGGAGCTGTGGGGGCGTTGCGCGGCCGCCGAGGTCGGCCACAGGTACGAGCGGGAGAAGGTGGGCGAAGAGGGCCGGGAGCACTCCTGGCGCGAGGAGGTGCTGTGCGGCGAGGTGCACGACGGGAACACCTACTATGCCATGGAGGGGGTGGCCCCACACGCGGGGTTGTTCTCGACCGCCCGGGAGGTGGCGGAGGTGGCCTTCCAGTGGCTGCGGCCCGGCGGCCTGCTCAGCGCCGCGGCGGTTGCCGACGCCACCACGGACCAGCGCGCCGGCGCGGCGGGGTATCCCCGGGGGCTGGGATGGGTTCTCCACCACGAGGGGGTCTTCTTCGACGCCTTCGGCCCCCGGTCGTTCGGGCACACCGGATTCACCGGCACTTCTGTGGCCGTCGATCCCGATCAGGACCTTGTCGCCGTGCTGCTGACGAACCGGGTGCACCTGGGGGGATCGAACACGAAGATTCAGGAGTTCCGTCCGCGCTTCCACCGGGCGGTGCGGGAGGCGCTGCGCTGA
- a CDS encoding sugar ABC transporter substrate-binding protein, whose product MATLTIRTAALLALVLAVAAAAPAAPRATIEFWTISLQPFFTDFVQGLVAGYERANPGVQVRWVDVQMQAIEQKLLAAIAGGVPPDVVNLNVEFTVRIAEKGALLDMDGAVPAADRAKYFEGLWTSARYRGRSYGIPWYIAPPVLFYNSDLFKHAGLDPLRPPATEEEMIEAARRIKDRTRTYGFMPLIDGTRLMHRFLENGLPMLSPDGRRAVFNSPAHVAYLAKYVDLFKKDYFPDDTLRRGFAGAVERYSAGQLGMLLVGPQFLLRIKESNPEVYAKTFVGPYPMGGGKVIHTGLMVLAVPKTSRNAAEAVRFALYVTNDENQLAFSKLPLTVLFPSTRKAAADPFFKQQGAGPEWKARAIAADELKFGRDLTVVVANQSELYKIFREAVESAFFGKMSPKEALDWAVREWNARL is encoded by the coding sequence ATGGCGACACTCACCATTCGAACGGCGGCGCTCCTGGCCCTCGTCCTGGCCGTGGCGGCGGCGGCGCCGGCCGCGCCCCGGGCGACGATCGAGTTCTGGACGATCTCCCTGCAGCCGTTCTTCACCGACTTCGTGCAGGGCCTCGTCGCCGGCTACGAGCGGGCCAACCCCGGGGTGCAGGTCCGGTGGGTGGATGTGCAGATGCAGGCCATCGAGCAGAAGCTCCTGGCCGCCATCGCCGGGGGCGTGCCGCCCGACGTCGTCAACCTGAATGTGGAGTTCACGGTACGCATCGCGGAGAAGGGGGCCCTCCTGGACATGGACGGCGCCGTCCCCGCCGCCGATCGGGCCAAGTACTTCGAGGGGTTGTGGACCAGCGCGCGGTACCGCGGCCGCAGTTACGGCATCCCCTGGTACATCGCCCCGCCGGTCCTCTTCTACAACAGCGACCTCTTCAAGCACGCCGGGTTGGATCCTCTGCGGCCGCCGGCCACCGAGGAGGAGATGATCGAGGCCGCCCGGCGGATCAAGGACCGCACCCGGACCTACGGCTTCATGCCGCTGATCGACGGCACGCGCCTGATGCACCGCTTCCTGGAGAACGGGCTGCCGATGTTGAGCCCGGACGGCAGGCGCGCCGTCTTCAACTCCCCGGCCCACGTCGCCTACCTGGCGAAATACGTTGACCTGTTCAAGAAGGACTACTTCCCGGACGACACGCTGCGCCGCGGGTTCGCCGGCGCGGTGGAGCGCTACAGCGCCGGCCAGCTGGGCATGCTGCTGGTGGGACCGCAGTTCCTGCTGCGGATCAAGGAGAGCAACCCGGAGGTCTATGCGAAGACCTTCGTCGGCCCCTACCCCATGGGCGGGGGGAAGGTGATCCACACCGGGCTGATGGTGCTGGCCGTGCCGAAGACCAGCCGGAATGCGGCGGAGGCGGTGAGGTTCGCCCTCTACGTCACCAACGACGAGAACCAGCTGGCCTTCTCCAAACTCCCCCTCACGGTGCTGTTCCCCTCCACGAGGAAGGCCGCGGCCGACCCCTTCTTCAAACAGCAGGGCGCCGGGCCGGAGTGGAAGGCGCGGGCCATCGCCGCAGACGAGCTGAAGTTCGGGCGGGACCTCACCGTGGTCGTAGCCAATCAAAGCGAACTCTACAAGATCTTCCGGGAGGCCGTGGAGAGCGCGTTCTTCGGGAAGATGAGCCCGAAGGAGGCGCTGGACTGGGCCGTCCGGGAGTGGAATGCCCGGCTGTAG
- a CDS encoding anhydro-N-acetylmuramic acid kinase, giving the protein MIRTWPAAADRLVVVGLISGTSVDGIDAAVVEVTRRPDGGVTARTLTAMTRPYPPDMRERILGLCRPDAPLEEVCRANFDVAAEFALAAQEALEAAQRVGLRREDVDLIASHGQTIWHIPRHSTLQIGEAAVIAERTGLPVVSNFRARDVAAGGHGAPLVSYVDYVLFRDAARGRALQNLGGIGNVTWIPAGAGPSDVLSFDTGPGNMLIDGVARLAAGRERDDGGALAGRGRVHPQLLEELLGDPYYKEPPPKTTGREKFGEACARMVLARGRALGAGPEDLLATVTMLTVRTIADAYRAHLPGVQEVVLSGGGVHNATLVRWLREALSPAPVISSAEYGVDPDFKEAVAFAVLGAQTAWGRPGNLPAATGASRAVILGDLTPA; this is encoded by the coding sequence GTGATACGCACCTGGCCGGCGGCGGCCGACCGCCTGGTGGTGGTCGGGCTCATCTCCGGAACCTCCGTGGACGGGATCGACGCCGCGGTGGTTGAGGTGACCCGCCGCCCGGACGGCGGAGTTACCGCGCGCACCCTGACCGCCATGACGCGGCCCTATCCGCCTGACATGCGCGAGCGGATCCTCGGCCTGTGCCGCCCCGACGCGCCGCTGGAGGAGGTGTGCCGGGCGAACTTCGACGTGGCCGCGGAGTTTGCCCTGGCCGCGCAGGAGGCCCTGGAGGCGGCGCAGCGGGTCGGCCTGCGCCGCGAGGATGTCGACCTCATTGCCTCGCACGGGCAGACGATCTGGCACATCCCCCGCCACAGCACGCTGCAGATCGGCGAGGCCGCGGTCATCGCCGAGCGCACCGGCTTGCCCGTGGTCAGCAACTTCCGCGCGCGCGACGTTGCCGCCGGCGGTCACGGTGCGCCGCTCGTTTCTTATGTCGACTACGTTCTCTTCCGCGATGCCGCGCGCGGCCGGGCCCTGCAGAACCTCGGCGGGATCGGCAACGTCACCTGGATTCCGGCCGGCGCCGGGCCCTCCGACGTCCTGTCCTTTGACACAGGGCCGGGCAACATGCTGATCGACGGGGTGGCCCGCCTGGCCGCGGGGCGGGAGCGCGACGACGGCGGCGCGCTGGCCGGGCGGGGACGCGTCCACCCGCAGCTGCTGGAGGAGCTGCTGGGCGACCCGTACTACAAGGAACCTCCGCCCAAGACGACGGGACGCGAGAAGTTCGGCGAGGCCTGCGCCCGGATGGTCCTGGCGCGCGGGCGGGCGCTGGGGGCGGGCCCGGAGGACCTCCTGGCGACCGTGACGATGCTGACCGTCCGGACGATCGCCGACGCCTACCGCGCCCACCTGCCCGGCGTGCAGGAGGTCGTCCTCAGCGGCGGGGGCGTCCACAACGCCACATTGGTCCGCTGGCTGCGGGAGGCCCTGTCTCCCGCACCGGTGATCAGCAGCGCGGAGTACGGCGTCGACCCCGACTTCAAGGAAGCCGTGGCCTTCGCCGTGCTCGGCGCGCAGACGGCCTGGGGCCGACCCGGCAACCTCCCCGCCGCCACGGGAGCCTCGCGGGCCGTCATCCTCGGCGACCTCACGCCGGCCTAG
- a CDS encoding S1C family serine protease, giving the protein MLVRRPLLALTAVFLLAMLAGFPAAPARAQYEDLIAQVKPAVVLIQVTHALGGRGHGSGFVYDPSGFILTNHHVVEGAAQITVRLQDGRTFPARVVDYVRRAEYSCPPQVARMVDAAVLKIDATDLKAIPLGDSSSLRQGQELLVLGYPGGVGTEEVSVTRGIVGALRSGWFQTDATMMPGNSGGPAVDRQGRAVGLVAFGTGQYLKIGGVIAINEVRAMAAAALSPDGPRTRQVLVSGREFVAAMEVGRRKTLRQTAEAPGMRTSVSEYSSEVTQVQEFAGALLATIRTGQDREMRELLDADGLFIVGISGDRHWKHSFREPWTLLSFPLCPGVGWRSQVGMQELSDGTIRQMTISARVEAVGETVTVPAGTFSGTVKIVEAYEIVDLSGRKPPIRQQETAWWAQGVGAVKSVTVDAATQQRWTDELVSSSTVAAAPPAPPPTPAPSPSAPTVPAPSAPGPSTEPGAPAARPPAPNDRVIVPGERVGAVRIGDPLDRLFETLGEVPTVSGSQRPGQPSGWIRYQWRNRVYAYVEKDRRLITEVGVWAPNPGEIAQPPFRMANGIGLGSTEGQVVAAFGRPPKRQEGARHVIYIYSPQGVAFFIGTNPGYAFNGQVYDIFVFPPGTY; this is encoded by the coding sequence ATGCTCGTCCGCCGCCCTCTCCTCGCTCTTACGGCCGTCTTCCTCCTGGCGATGCTGGCCGGCTTCCCTGCGGCGCCGGCGCGGGCCCAGTACGAAGACCTCATCGCCCAGGTGAAGCCCGCCGTGGTCCTGATCCAGGTGACCCACGCCCTGGGCGGGCGCGGACACGGCTCGGGGTTCGTCTACGATCCTTCCGGCTTCATCCTCACCAACCACCACGTCGTGGAAGGGGCGGCGCAGATCACGGTGCGGCTGCAGGACGGCCGCACCTTTCCGGCCCGGGTCGTGGACTACGTCCGGCGCGCGGAGTACTCGTGTCCGCCGCAGGTGGCGCGGATGGTCGATGCCGCGGTCCTGAAGATCGACGCCACGGACCTCAAGGCCATCCCGCTGGGCGATTCGTCGTCGCTGCGGCAGGGACAGGAACTGCTGGTGCTCGGCTATCCCGGCGGGGTCGGGACGGAGGAGGTGAGCGTGACCCGGGGCATTGTCGGGGCGCTGCGCAGCGGATGGTTCCAGACCGACGCCACGATGATGCCGGGCAACAGCGGGGGCCCGGCGGTCGACCGGCAGGGCAGAGCGGTCGGGCTGGTCGCTTTCGGCACCGGCCAGTACTTGAAGATCGGCGGCGTCATCGCCATCAACGAAGTGCGGGCCATGGCCGCCGCCGCCCTCTCTCCCGACGGTCCCCGGACGCGCCAGGTCCTCGTCAGCGGCCGGGAGTTCGTTGCGGCCATGGAGGTAGGCCGCCGGAAGACCCTGCGCCAGACCGCCGAGGCTCCGGGGATGCGCACGTCGGTGTCGGAGTACAGCTCGGAGGTGACGCAGGTTCAGGAGTTCGCCGGCGCGTTGCTGGCGACGATCCGCACGGGCCAGGACCGTGAAATGCGCGAGCTGCTGGATGCCGACGGCCTGTTCATCGTCGGCATCTCCGGCGACCGCCACTGGAAGCACTCCTTCCGCGAGCCCTGGACCCTGCTCTCGTTCCCCCTGTGCCCCGGCGTCGGATGGCGGAGCCAGGTCGGCATGCAGGAGCTCTCCGACGGCACCATCCGGCAGATGACGATCTCCGCCCGGGTGGAGGCGGTGGGTGAGACGGTGACGGTCCCGGCCGGGACCTTCTCCGGAACGGTGAAGATCGTCGAGGCGTACGAGATCGTCGATCTTTCGGGTCGGAAGCCGCCGATCCGCCAGCAGGAGACGGCCTGGTGGGCCCAGGGCGTCGGCGCGGTGAAATCCGTGACGGTGGACGCCGCCACCCAGCAGCGCTGGACCGACGAGCTGGTGTCGTCCAGTACCGTTGCGGCCGCGCCCCCGGCGCCTCCGCCCACCCCCGCCCCTTCGCCCTCCGCCCCGACCGTCCCCGCGCCCTCGGCCCCGGGCCCGTCGACGGAGCCCGGAGCGCCGGCGGCCCGCCCGCCGGCCCCCAACGACCGGGTCATCGTGCCCGGCGAGCGCGTGGGGGCCGTGCGCATCGGCGATCCTCTGGACCGGCTCTTCGAAACGCTGGGAGAAGTCCCCACGGTGTCGGGGTCCCAGCGTCCCGGACAACCCTCCGGCTGGATCCGGTACCAGTGGCGGAACAGGGTGTACGCCTACGTGGAGAAGGACCGGCGGCTGATCACCGAGGTGGGGGTCTGGGCGCCGAACCCCGGCGAGATCGCGCAGCCGCCCTTCCGCATGGCAAACGGGATCGGCCTGGGCAGCACGGAGGGCCAGGTGGTGGCCGCCTTCGGCCGGCCCCCCAAACGGCAGGAGGGGGCGCGCCACGTCATCTACATCTACAGCCCTCAGGGAGTCGCCTTCTTCATCGGGACGAATCCGGGCTATGCCTTCAACGGGCAGGTGTACGACATCTTCGTCTTCCCGCCGGGCACGTACTGA
- the nagZ gene encoding beta-N-acetylhexosaminidase, with product MRSQTADLVGQHFIVDFSAPEVTPDLERLVREGRIGGVILFAKNIRSAAQVRTLTADLQRLAADAGLPPLFVTVDQEGGVVARLHEGFTVFPGAMALGATGRPEDAATAGRVTAQELRALGINVNHAPVLDVNTNPANPIIGPRAFGDDPHDVARFGIAYLRALQAAGVLATVKHFPGHGDTVLDSHLDLPTVGKDLRRLREEELYPFREAVRAGADGLLSAHIVYPALDASRPATLSPRVMRDLLRGELGFEGVVMTDSMAMKAIADRWSRGAAAVEALRAGCDLILACGSREEQWASIEAARQAVADGRLDAGMIEQSGARIAGIKARYARPSSGDGGATGTAWPLAQAIADRAVTLVRNDAGRIPLGSGRVAVIAVGDRTWEDRFPTLGEELARAGPGVVVVTSLDEVLNGTWDTVVAASLTLRAAEGVEAVRALHRHLGDRLVVVGIGSPYELLRFPEVSTYLAAYGPDPASVRAAAKALTGALTPSGRLPVALPGLHPRGWGVSARG from the coding sequence ATGCGGTCGCAGACGGCCGACCTCGTCGGCCAGCATTTCATCGTCGATTTTTCCGCTCCCGAGGTCACGCCCGACCTGGAGCGTCTGGTGCGCGAGGGGCGCATCGGCGGGGTGATCCTCTTCGCCAAGAACATCCGCTCCGCCGCGCAGGTGCGCACCCTGACGGCCGACCTGCAGCGTCTGGCGGCGGACGCCGGGCTGCCGCCGCTGTTCGTGACGGTCGATCAGGAAGGCGGCGTCGTGGCCAGGCTGCACGAAGGGTTCACCGTCTTCCCCGGGGCGATGGCCCTGGGAGCGACGGGACGGCCGGAGGACGCCGCGACCGCCGGCCGCGTCACGGCGCAGGAACTGCGGGCGCTCGGCATCAACGTCAACCACGCCCCCGTGCTGGACGTCAACACGAACCCCGCCAACCCGATCATCGGGCCGCGGGCCTTCGGCGACGACCCGCACGACGTGGCGCGGTTCGGGATCGCCTACCTCCGGGCCCTGCAGGCCGCCGGCGTGCTGGCCACCGTCAAGCACTTCCCCGGTCACGGAGATACCGTCCTCGACTCCCACCTCGACCTGCCCACGGTGGGGAAGGATCTGCGGCGGCTCCGGGAGGAGGAGCTGTACCCCTTCCGGGAGGCCGTCCGCGCCGGCGCCGACGGTCTGCTGTCGGCGCACATCGTCTATCCCGCCCTGGACGCCTCGCGTCCGGCCACGCTCTCCCCGCGGGTGATGCGGGACCTCCTGCGCGGCGAGCTGGGCTTCGAGGGTGTGGTCATGACGGACTCGATGGCCATGAAGGCCATCGCCGACCGCTGGTCGCGGGGGGCGGCCGCGGTGGAGGCCCTGCGCGCCGGATGCGACCTCATCCTGGCCTGCGGGTCCCGCGAAGAGCAGTGGGCGTCCATCGAAGCCGCCCGGCAGGCGGTCGCCGACGGGAGGCTCGATGCCGGCATGATCGAGCAGAGCGGCGCGCGGATTGCCGGAATCAAGGCGCGGTATGCGCGCCCCTCCTCCGGGGACGGCGGGGCCACCGGGACGGCCTGGCCCCTGGCCCAGGCCATCGCCGACCGCGCCGTGACCCTGGTGCGAAACGACGCCGGACGCATCCCGCTGGGATCCGGGCGTGTCGCCGTGATCGCCGTAGGCGACCGCACCTGGGAGGACCGCTTCCCGACGCTCGGTGAGGAGCTGGCCCGGGCGGGGCCGGGGGTCGTCGTCGTCACGTCGCTGGACGAGGTCCTCAATGGCACCTGGGACACCGTTGTGGCCGCCAGCCTGACCCTGCGCGCCGCCGAAGGAGTGGAGGCGGTGCGCGCCCTGCACCGGCATCTCGGTGACCGGCTGGTCGTGGTCGGGATCGGGAGTCCGTACGAGTTGCTGCGGTTTCCCGAGGTCTCGACCTACCTGGCCGCCTACGGGCCGGATCCGGCCAGCGTCCGCGCCGCGGCGAAAGCCCTGACCGGCGCCCTGACGCCTTCCGGCCGCCTGCCCGTGGCCCTGCCCGGCCTGCATCCCCGCGGGTGGGGCGTCAGCGCACGCGGGTAA